In one window of Posidoniimonas corsicana DNA:
- a CDS encoding MraY family glycosyltransferase, whose amino-acid sequence MTTLTTILLFSASALAAMALTRFIATTFRRLSLIDRPDGDRKLQTESVPLGGGIAVACAVAITLSLASIWGGLAGDPSWNGFYVGLLPAAAVLLLVGVIDDFVGMTGIYKLLGQFLAATLLAVGGAHFEYISLAGVGVELGDMAIPFAIFFCLGAINAFNLIDGSDAFASSVGAVVCLTMGLISLGRGHVAGAALSFAVAGALIGFLRYNWPPAKIYLGDTGSMLIGLVVSYVSISCSIKEQAVVAIAVPVALCAIPIFDAAAALLRRVLTGQSVFAADRGHFHHSLILRGLSVSQAAAVAALLTSVTCAGALASYATNNEAYAILSVFAVFGALASLRVFGHTELSLLLHQVAKRFRSLRKRSSAADQTDQTHHSIQLQGQRAWRDLWQAMCERAPSYDVRGMRMTINIPRLHEHFYASWEDSSAKAGPNEWSIVVPLNYQGVMVGKVSLKGRPSTAGLESMRDVIDFLEPIEQQLASLIEAAPEASSPAPAAVDRKAIAVS is encoded by the coding sequence TTGACTACGCTCACCACGATATTGCTATTCAGCGCCTCGGCCCTGGCGGCGATGGCGTTGACCCGCTTCATCGCCACCACGTTCCGGCGGCTGTCGCTGATCGACCGGCCCGACGGCGATCGCAAGCTGCAGACCGAATCGGTGCCGCTGGGCGGCGGCATTGCGGTCGCGTGTGCGGTTGCGATCACCCTTTCCCTGGCGTCAATTTGGGGAGGCCTAGCGGGCGATCCGTCATGGAATGGATTTTACGTCGGCTTGCTGCCGGCCGCGGCGGTGCTGCTGCTGGTCGGGGTGATCGACGACTTTGTCGGCATGACCGGCATTTACAAACTGCTGGGCCAGTTCCTGGCCGCAACGCTGCTGGCGGTAGGCGGCGCGCACTTTGAGTACATCAGCCTGGCCGGCGTCGGCGTCGAGCTGGGCGACATGGCTATCCCGTTCGCGATTTTCTTCTGCCTCGGGGCGATCAACGCGTTCAACCTGATCGACGGGTCTGACGCCTTCGCGTCGAGCGTCGGCGCGGTAGTCTGCCTTACGATGGGGTTGATCTCGTTGGGGCGGGGTCACGTTGCGGGCGCCGCGTTGAGCTTTGCCGTGGCGGGCGCCCTGATCGGCTTCCTCCGCTACAACTGGCCGCCGGCCAAGATCTACCTGGGTGACACCGGCAGCATGCTTATCGGCCTGGTGGTCTCGTACGTTTCGATCAGCTGCTCGATCAAGGAGCAGGCCGTGGTGGCGATCGCCGTGCCGGTGGCGCTGTGTGCGATCCCCATCTTCGACGCCGCGGCCGCGCTGCTTCGCCGGGTGCTCACCGGCCAGAGCGTGTTCGCCGCCGACCGGGGGCACTTCCACCATTCATTGATCCTCAGGGGCCTGTCGGTCAGCCAGGCGGCCGCGGTCGCGGCATTGCTGACGTCGGTTACCTGCGCCGGCGCCCTTGCCAGCTACGCGACCAACAACGAGGCCTACGCCATCCTCAGCGTCTTTGCGGTCTTCGGAGCGCTGGCTTCGTTGCGGGTGTTCGGGCACACCGAACTGAGCCTGCTATTGCACCAGGTCGCGAAACGCTTCCGCTCCCTGCGGAAGCGGTCCAGCGCCGCTGACCAGACGGACCAGACGCACCATTCGATTCAGCTGCAGGGCCAGCGGGCCTGGCGTGACCTGTGGCAGGCGATGTGCGAACGGGCCCCGAGCTACGACGTCCGCGGCATGCGGATGACTATCAACATCCCCCGCCTGCACGAGCACTTCTACGCCTCGTGGGAGGACAGCAGCGCTAAGGCCGGCCCTAACGAGTGGTCGATCGTGGTCCCTCTGAACTACCAGGGCGTCATGGTCGGCAAGGTGAGCCTCAAGGGGCGCCCGTCGACCGCCGGTTTGGAGTCGATGCGGGATGTAATCGACTTCCTCGAGCCGATCGAGCAGCAGCTCGCCAGCTTGATCGAAGCTGCGCCCGAGGCTAGTTCTCCGGCGCCCGCCGCGGTCGATCGTAAGGCGATCGCGGTTTCCTAG
- a CDS encoding glycosyltransferase family 2 protein codes for MILTKNEESNIRRCLGSVAWSDDIVVYDSESTDRTTEISRGLGARVVTRKFDNWSAHQNWAVGNIDFKHPWVLYIDADEQCDDELRQEVTQRAVASAQESAFRVRRKDYFMGRWLRRSQLYPTWIVRVFRPDRIRYERLVNPVAVVDGGTGELQGHLLHHPFSHGVSHWFDRHNRYSSFEAEDLLEEIQSSVDWSGLICRDASRRRKAMKHLAYRLPGRPGLMFLYLYVARLGFLDGAPGYYYSRMRAAYELMIDVKVRELRWRQSSSESVDGPIRQVVEG; via the coding sequence TTGATCCTGACGAAGAACGAGGAATCAAACATCCGCCGCTGCCTAGGGTCGGTTGCTTGGTCGGACGATATCGTCGTGTACGATTCGGAGAGCACCGATCGGACGACCGAGATCTCGCGCGGACTGGGCGCGCGTGTGGTGACGCGCAAGTTCGACAACTGGTCGGCCCATCAGAACTGGGCGGTGGGGAACATCGACTTCAAGCACCCTTGGGTCTTGTATATCGATGCCGATGAGCAGTGCGATGATGAGTTGCGCCAGGAGGTCACGCAGCGGGCTGTGGCGTCGGCGCAGGAGTCTGCCTTCCGCGTGCGTCGCAAGGACTACTTTATGGGACGCTGGCTCCGCCGGTCACAGCTCTACCCAACATGGATTGTCCGCGTATTCCGCCCGGACCGGATCCGCTACGAACGCCTGGTAAACCCGGTGGCCGTTGTCGACGGTGGGACTGGCGAGCTTCAGGGGCACCTGCTGCACCACCCGTTCAGTCACGGTGTGTCTCACTGGTTCGACCGCCACAACCGGTACAGCTCGTTCGAGGCCGAGGATCTGCTTGAGGAGATCCAAAGCTCGGTCGACTGGTCCGGACTAATCTGCCGAGATGCGAGCCGTCGGCGGAAGGCGATGAAGCATCTTGCGTACCGGCTTCCCGGCCGCCCAGGTCTGATGTTCCTTTACCTTTACGTCGCTCGACTGGGATTCCTTGATGGGGCGCCTGGCTACTACTACAGCCGGATGCGCGCAGCCTACGAACTCATGATTGACGTGAAGGTGCGGGAGTTGCGTTGGCGGCAGTCGAGTTCAGAGTCGGTCGATGGTCCGATTAGGCAAGTTGTAGAGGGGTAA